The uncultured Mailhella sp. genome segment GGCATGGGCCACAGGCGCCGTTCTCGCCATTCTCGTATGGCAGCTGCCCATCGTCCGGGTGATAGCTCTCACCCTCGAAGGCTTCATCACCGCCGCAGGCGTGCTCATCATCGTCTTCGGTGCTCTGCTCATCTACTACACGCTCACCTACAGCGGCGCCATGGAAACCATCCAGGCCGGCATGAAGAAAATCAGCCCTGACCGCCGCGTGCAGACCATCATCATCGGCTTCATGTTCGCCGCCTTCATCGAAGGCGCGGCCGGCTTCGGCACCCCCGCCGCTCTTGCCGCTCCGCTGCTGCTCGGTCTCGGCTTCCCGCCCCTCTGCGCCGCCGTCATCTGCCTCGCCTTCAACAGCATTCCCGTGACCTTCGGCGCCGTGGGCACCCCCGTGCTTCAGGGCTTCAAGTCCATTGAAACCCTTGCCATGACCGCCCTCGGCGTGGGCGATCCCGCCGTGGTGTACAAGACCATCGGCGAATACGTCACCCTCATGCACCTGCCCATGCTCTTCATCCTGCCCATCTTCCTGCTGGGCTTCATGACCCGCTACTACGGCAAGAACAAGTCCTGGAGCGAAGGCTTCGCCGCCTGGAAGTACTGCCTGCTCGCCTCCGTCTGCTTCGGCGTGCCCTACTTCATCCTTGCCTGGGCCGTCGGTCCCGAACTGCCCTCCCTGCTCGGCGGCATCATCGGCCTCGGCGTGCTCGTGAAGCTCACCCAGAAGGGCATCTGCGTGCCCGAAGGCACCTGGGACTTTGATTCCAGCGACAAGTGGGATCCTTCCTGGATCGGCGAAATCAAGCCTTCCGACGTGACCGAATACAAGGAACACATGAGCCAGTTCATGGCCTGGCTGCCCTACGTGCTCTGCGGCCTCATCCTCGTGCTCACCCGCGTGCCCGCCTTCCATCTGAAGGGCCTGGTCACCGACCCCATGTTCAATATCGGCGCTTCCAACATCCTCGGTCAGGAAGGCGTGACCTCCTACATCGCCATCATGAACCTGCCCGGCACCATTCCCTTCATCCTCGTTTCCATCATCACCATCTTCCTGCACGGCATGCTGCGCAACGATGAAATCGGCAGCAACAAGGTCAGCAAGGCCTGGTCCACCGCCTTCGCCAAGATGAAGGCCCCCACCATCTCCCTGCTCGCCGCCGTGGCCCTCGTGTCCATCTTCAAGGGCACGGGCGTCAGCGAAGCCACCAACCACGTCTCCATGCCCATGGCCCTCGCCCAGTGCCTCGCCGACCTCGCCGGCGGCGCATGGCCCGCCCTCGCCTCCTACGTCGGCGGCCTCGGCGCGTTCATCACCGGTTCCAACACCGTGTCCGACATGCTCTTCGCCAACTTCCAGTGGGATATGGCCAGAACCCTCGGCTACACCGTGCCCCAGCACTTCGTCATCGTGGCCGCTCAGGGCGTCGGCGGCGCCATGGGCAACATGATCTGCATCCACAACATCGTGGCCGCCTGCGCCGTGCTCGGCCTCATCGGCAAGGAAGGCGACATCCTGCGCCGCACGGTCATTCCCTTCGTTCTCTACGGCATCGCCGTCGGCATCGTAGCCTTCATCCTCATGTAGGCCCGCTCCGCTTTTACGCCAAAAGGCCGCCTTCGGGCGGCCTTTTTTGCGTCCGGCGGCACAGCTTCCGCTCTTTTCTCCCCGAAGCGCCGGGAGTACCATGTCCGCAAACGCGAAGACGCATGCAGTCGCGCACAGGCAGCGCGCCGCGCCGAGCCCGTCCGTCAGGAGAACGCATGGAACAGCATTCCTTTTTCGATACCGAAGCCTCCCAGCCGCTGGCCGCCCGTCTGCGCCCACGCACGCTGGATGAATTTTTCGGACAGGAACACCTTCTCGGCAAGGGGAAGGTGCTGCGCAAACTCATAGAGGCCGATCAGATCTCCTCCATGATTTTCTGGGGGCCTCCGGGCGTCGGAAAAACCACGCTGGCCCGTATCATCGCCGGACACACGAAGTCGAACTTCATCGACTTTTCCGCCGTGACCAGCGGCATCAAGGAAATCCGTGCCGTCATGCAGCAGGCGGAAAAAGACCGTCAGTACGGACGGCGCACCATACTCTTCGTGGACGAAATACACCGCTTCAACAAGGCGCAGCAGGACGCCTTTCTGCCTTTTGTGGAAAAGGGCAGCATAGTGCTCATAGGCGCGACCACCGAAAACCCTTCCTTTGAAGTGAACGGCGCGCTGCTCTCACGCTGCAAGGTATTTGTTCTTCATCAGCTTTCCACGGAGGACCTCAAGGATCTGCTCAAGCGGGCCCTGCACGATCCCAGAGGATTCGGCCGTCAGACCATCGACATGCCGTCCGGCATGCTGGAAGCCGTTGCCGTTTTTGCCAACGGCGACGCCCGCTCCGCCCTCTCCACGCTGGAAATGATCGTGCTCAATGGGGAAACGGAAGGCGACGCCGTCAAAATTACGGATGAAACGCTGGAACAGTGCACCTCGCGCAAATCTCTGCTGTACGACAAGAACGGCGAGGAGCATTACAATCTGATTTCCGCGCTGCACAAGTCCATGCGCAATTCCGATCCGGACGCCGCCGTGTACTGGCTCGCCCGCATGCTGGAAGCCGGAGAAGACCCGCTCTACATCGCGAGGCGCGTCGCGCGCTTTGCCAGCGAAGACGTGGGCCTCGCCGATCCGCATGCTCTGGACATGGCCATTTCCGCCTATCAGGCCTGTCATTTCATCGGCATGCCGGAATGTTCCGTGCATCTCACGCAGGCCGTGGTGTATCTTTCCCTGGCCCCCAAATCCAACAGCCTCTATGTGGCCTACACCCGGGCAAAAAAGGACGCACTCTCCATGCTGGATGAGCCCGTGCCCCTTCAGATACGCAACGCTCCCACAAAACTGATGAAGGAACTCGACTACGGCAAGGGCTATCAGTACGCGCATCACGCCGAAGAAAAGCTGACGAACATGCACTGCCTGCCCGATTCCCTTCTCGGCAGAACCTACTACGCGCCCACCGATCAGGGACTGGAGGCCCGCTGTCGGCAGCGCCTGGAAAACATCAAGGCTTGGAAGAAGGCCCACGAGGCGAATCCGCCCGCGCCGGAGGAAGCAAAAAGCAGCGCGCGCAGGGCAAGGAGCAAGAAACGCAGCGAGGACGCTTCTTCGTCGGAAGACGCATTAAAGTTTTACTCATAAAACTTTATTTGACAAATCATACCATTCCCCCTAGCCTGAACAAAGCCGCCGCACCTTCAGCCAGGGAGTTTTTCTTGTCCACGCCGCCTTGCGACGACCGCCGGATGACGCCGAGCCGCAAACTTCCGTCGCGTTCCGAACTGATCCGACTCACGCTTCCGCAGATGGGTCTCATGTTCTGCCATCTGGCCATTTCCATGACCGACGTGTGGACGGCGGGAAAGATCAGTCCGGAAGCACAGGCTTCCATCGGCGTGGTGGCGCAGATATTCTCCCTGCTCATGCTGCTCACCTCGCTCGTGGCGAGCGGATGCATGGCCACGGTAAGCCAGTCGCTCGGCGCGGGACTTCCGCTCCGCGCCAATCGCTACGCCGGGCTCATCATCATGCTTTCCGCAGGCATGGGAACGCTGGTGGCCGCCCTCGCTCTGCTCTGCCGGCCGGTCATTTTTCACCTCATGGGCATTTCCGACGATTTGCGGCCCGTGCTCTCCGTCTTTTTCACCGCCTACTGTTGCCAGCTTCCCTTCTACTACGTGCTCGTCATGGTGAATTCCATTTTCCGGGCCTACAAGAAGGTGCTCTTTCCGCTGCTCACGATTCTCTTCATGATGCTGGCCAATCTGTTCGGCGATCTCGGCTTCGGGCTCGGACGTTTTTCTCTTCCGGCCTTCGGCGCGGCAGGCATAGCCTGGACCACCTTTGCCTGCGCCGTGCTCGGGCTTTTGAGCAATCTTGCGCTGGCGGCCCGCTACGGCCTTCTTCATCGCCGCACCTTTGCGCCGTGGCGCTGGAACCGGCGCGCCATGCCGTATCTTTTCCGGGTGGGCATGCCCGCCGCGGCAGGGCAGATCATCACCCATCTCGGCAGTCTGACCACGCTTGCCATCATCGGCCTTCTGCCCGACAGCACCGACGCCCTGGCCGGCATGAGCGTGGGCGGACGCGTTCACGCCATGCTGCTGTTTCCGCTGGGCGCGCTGCACATGTCCATGGTCATCGTGAGCGGGCATCTTCTGGGAAGCGGAGAGAGAACCGGCCTGTACCTGTTCGGGCACCGCGCCGTACTCAGGCTCGGACTCGCGCTCGTGCCGCCGTCGCTTGCGCTCTGGCTGCTGCGGGATCAGGCGGCGGCGCTGTTTTCCGACAACGCCGCGGTGCTGGAACAGGCCTCGCTGTTCCTCTTCTTCGCCTGCCTCTACGTGCCGCTCACGGGCATGACGGGCATGATGAACGCGCTGTTCTCCGGCGCGGGCGCCACCATTCTGTCCTGCCGGGTCGGGGCCGCCACATGCTGGATCGTGGGCATTCCCCTTTCTCTGGCCCTGGGCCTAGGCCTTCATCTGGGCGCGGGCGGCGTGTACGCCGCCGGAGCGGCCACGCAAACGGCGGCCTTTCTCTGGACGCTGCGCATCTTTCACGGAAAGAAATGGCTTGAATACGGCCTGCGGAAACGTCAAACTGCCTGAAAACACGGAGGAGCCATGCCGGAACAGCTCAACAGTCCGCCGTCCGCGCCGACGGAACACAAAGCGCTTTCTCCCGCGCTGGAAAACTATCTTGAGATCATCTTTCTGGAAGAAGCCCGCGAGGGCGCGGCGCGCGTGAGCGCCATAGCCGACGCCGCCGGGGTGAGCCGTTCCACCGTGACCACCATGCTCAAGGTGCTCAAGTCGCTGGGCCTTGTGGACTACCAGCCCTACGGCCTCATTCATCTCACGGAAGCGGGCCGCGGCATCGGGCGCGACATTGCCCACCGGCACATCATTTTCCGGGAGTTTTTCCTTCAGGTGCTGCAGATTGAGGAATCCGAAGCCGACGCCGTAGCCTGCGAGCTCGAACACGTGGTGCCGCCAAACGTCATCCGCCGCTGGGGACAGTTCGTGCTCTACCTGCGCGGCCGGGACTTCTGGAAGAACTGGCAGGAAGACTACCGCAGAGAACGCGCCTCGCTGGTCGGAGCCATGAACGAGACCTTTCACAACATGGGCGCGCTCGACAATCAGGAAGAAGCCAGAGAGCTCGCCCGAAAATACCGGTAGGTAAACCGGCAGGTTGCGGCAGCTCGACGCCGCAACGTTTCCTTTGCTGCGGCATGGGGAAGCCGCCACAGGCTGACGCGCCTCTCACGCCCTGCGGGACGGCGCTCGGATCAGCGCAGGCACCGGCGAGTTCTCGGCAAGGCTCGGCACAGCCTTGCCGCGCCATCAGCGCTACCCGTCCGTCAGACGGTAATGCACCGGAATCAGCACCTGAAATCCGCCCGTCTGCGCCACGGAAAGCCCCACCAGCTTTTCGCCCAGCCGCTTTGCCGCGGCGTCGAGCACGGCTTTTCCCGAACCTTCCGACAGCGAACACGCACTCACGCGCCCGTCCGACGCCACATGCACCAGAAGCCGACACGTGCCCTCCGCGCCGGAGCGACGCCCCTGCCGCGGGTACTGCTTGTGCCGCTCCACGGCCTGAAGCAGCACGGCAAGCGCCGCGCTTTTGTCCGGCTCGGCCTCGGCGCTGCCCGCCGCGCCGGGCATGGACGCCGCCTTTCCCGACACCGACGCAGTTCCCGCAGCGCCGGAAGCCCCCTGCGCCGAGCCCCTATCGACCGTTCCCTGCTGCACCGCCTTCGGCTGCGGCGTTTTCACCGCTTCGGCTTTTGCGGGCTTTCGTGCAGGTGCAGGCTTCGGCCTTCTTTCCGGCTTCGGCTCCATCCTCGCCTTCGGCTTCGGTTCAGGTTTCGGCGCAGGCTTCGGCGTGGCCGCAACCTTCGGTTCAGGCGCAACCTCAGGCTCCACCTTCTTTTCCGGCGCTGCCGGTTCAGGAATCTCAAACGGCGAGTCCTCGGCCAGCAGCCTTTTCACTTCCGTCTGCGGGGCCGGAGCCGGAACAAGCGTCCGGAACTGCGCATGCACGAGAGCCGTTCCGCCCGCCTGCACCGGGGGCAGCGTCAGCGTCTGTTCCGCCAGCAGCGAAA includes the following:
- a CDS encoding L-lactate permease, producing the protein MNIELLALFAVAPLLVALVLMVGLRWSSMRAMPLAWATGAVLAILVWQLPIVRVIALTLEGFITAAGVLIIVFGALLIYYTLTYSGAMETIQAGMKKISPDRRVQTIIIGFMFAAFIEGAAGFGTPAALAAPLLLGLGFPPLCAAVICLAFNSIPVTFGAVGTPVLQGFKSIETLAMTALGVGDPAVVYKTIGEYVTLMHLPMLFILPIFLLGFMTRYYGKNKSWSEGFAAWKYCLLASVCFGVPYFILAWAVGPELPSLLGGIIGLGVLVKLTQKGICVPEGTWDFDSSDKWDPSWIGEIKPSDVTEYKEHMSQFMAWLPYVLCGLILVLTRVPAFHLKGLVTDPMFNIGASNILGQEGVTSYIAIMNLPGTIPFILVSIITIFLHGMLRNDEIGSNKVSKAWSTAFAKMKAPTISLLAAVALVSIFKGTGVSEATNHVSMPMALAQCLADLAGGAWPALASYVGGLGAFITGSNTVSDMLFANFQWDMARTLGYTVPQHFVIVAAQGVGGAMGNMICIHNIVAACAVLGLIGKEGDILRRTVIPFVLYGIAVGIVAFILM
- a CDS encoding TonB family protein; its protein translation is MAAAGMCGVMSFTMLSVFSLLAEQTLTLPPVQAGGTALVHAQFRTLVPAPAPQTEVKRLLAEDSPFEIPEPAAPEKKVEPEVAPEPKVAATPKPAPKPEPKPKARMEPKPERRPKPAPARKPAKAEAVKTPQPKAVQQGTVDRGSAQGASGAAGTASVSGKAASMPGAAGSAEAEPDKSAALAVLLQAVERHKQYPRQGRRSGAEGTCRLLVHVASDGRVSACSLSEGSGKAVLDAAAKRLGEKLVGLSVAQTGGFQVLIPVHYRLTDG
- a CDS encoding replication-associated recombination protein A; translated protein: MEQHSFFDTEASQPLAARLRPRTLDEFFGQEHLLGKGKVLRKLIEADQISSMIFWGPPGVGKTTLARIIAGHTKSNFIDFSAVTSGIKEIRAVMQQAEKDRQYGRRTILFVDEIHRFNKAQQDAFLPFVEKGSIVLIGATTENPSFEVNGALLSRCKVFVLHQLSTEDLKDLLKRALHDPRGFGRQTIDMPSGMLEAVAVFANGDARSALSTLEMIVLNGETEGDAVKITDETLEQCTSRKSLLYDKNGEEHYNLISALHKSMRNSDPDAAVYWLARMLEAGEDPLYIARRVARFASEDVGLADPHALDMAISAYQACHFIGMPECSVHLTQAVVYLSLAPKSNSLYVAYTRAKKDALSMLDEPVPLQIRNAPTKLMKELDYGKGYQYAHHAEEKLTNMHCLPDSLLGRTYYAPTDQGLEARCRQRLENIKAWKKAHEANPPAPEEAKSSARRARSKKRSEDASSSEDALKFYS
- a CDS encoding MATE family efflux transporter; translated protein: MSTPPCDDRRMTPSRKLPSRSELIRLTLPQMGLMFCHLAISMTDVWTAGKISPEAQASIGVVAQIFSLLMLLTSLVASGCMATVSQSLGAGLPLRANRYAGLIIMLSAGMGTLVAALALLCRPVIFHLMGISDDLRPVLSVFFTAYCCQLPFYYVLVMVNSIFRAYKKVLFPLLTILFMMLANLFGDLGFGLGRFSLPAFGAAGIAWTTFACAVLGLLSNLALAARYGLLHRRTFAPWRWNRRAMPYLFRVGMPAAAGQIITHLGSLTTLAIIGLLPDSTDALAGMSVGGRVHAMLLFPLGALHMSMVIVSGHLLGSGERTGLYLFGHRAVLRLGLALVPPSLALWLLRDQAAALFSDNAAVLEQASLFLFFACLYVPLTGMTGMMNALFSGAGATILSCRVGAATCWIVGIPLSLALGLGLHLGAGGVYAAGAATQTAAFLWTLRIFHGKKWLEYGLRKRQTA
- a CDS encoding metal-dependent transcriptional regulator, which codes for MPEQLNSPPSAPTEHKALSPALENYLEIIFLEEAREGAARVSAIADAAGVSRSTVTTMLKVLKSLGLVDYQPYGLIHLTEAGRGIGRDIAHRHIIFREFFLQVLQIEESEADAVACELEHVVPPNVIRRWGQFVLYLRGRDFWKNWQEDYRRERASLVGAMNETFHNMGALDNQEEARELARKYR